The following coding sequences lie in one Alicyclobacillus curvatus genomic window:
- the thrS gene encoding threonine--tRNA ligase gives MADCIVRLKDGSKRTVATGTTYADVAAGISPRLAKEAVAVMVDGTVMDLSREVVSGSQMEILTLNDPEGINVMRHTNAHVMAQAVARLFPGTKFAIGPVIENGFYYDFADHTFMPEELPKIEEEMQRIIKEDYPIIREVLSREEALKLFSERKDRFKVELIHDLPESETITVYRQGEFVDLCRGPHVPSTGRVNAFKLMSVAGAYWRGDSSREQLTRLYAISFAKKSDLEEHLRILEEARRRDHRRLGRELELFMFSEDAPGMPIFLQNGMHIRNELENFERSLQSVRGYNEVKTPIILNKRLWEQSGHWFHYRENMYTTQVDEEEFALKPMSCPGHMLIYKNKQHSYRELPIRIAEYGHVHRHELSGALGGMMRVRSFTQDDAHIFCRPDQIESELTEVLNLIDRIYSVFGFSYRIELSTRPEDSMGADDMWEQAESALQTVLDQSGIEYRINPGDGAFYGPKIDFHIQDAIGRMWQCATVQLDFQLPERFELEYVAENNQRLRPVVIHRAIFGSVDRFIGILTEHFSGAFPHWLAPIQARIAPVSDNFLPYAKEVLLRLQSFGLRADVDSRSEKIGYKIREAQLKKIPYTLVVGEKEQSNQTLSVRKYGYGDVGEMALDTFVGKLRKEIDDKALLTAIEPSRSKD, from the coding sequence ATGGCAGATTGCATTGTGCGACTGAAAGACGGATCGAAGAGAACGGTGGCTACTGGCACGACATACGCTGACGTTGCAGCAGGAATAAGTCCACGTCTCGCTAAAGAGGCGGTAGCCGTTATGGTTGACGGCACCGTTATGGATCTCTCCCGTGAAGTTGTGTCGGGCAGTCAAATGGAAATTCTCACGTTAAACGACCCCGAAGGTATCAACGTCATGCGTCATACCAATGCACACGTGATGGCACAGGCGGTGGCACGTCTCTTCCCTGGCACAAAGTTTGCGATTGGTCCCGTCATTGAAAACGGATTTTATTATGATTTCGCCGACCACACTTTCATGCCTGAAGAACTACCTAAGATTGAGGAAGAGATGCAAAGGATTATTAAGGAAGACTATCCCATCATTCGCGAAGTCCTTTCACGCGAAGAAGCGCTGAAATTATTCTCCGAGCGCAAGGATCGGTTCAAAGTAGAGCTCATTCACGACTTGCCAGAATCGGAAACCATCACTGTCTATCGACAGGGTGAATTTGTGGATTTGTGCCGTGGACCACACGTTCCATCGACGGGACGTGTTAATGCTTTTAAATTGATGTCCGTTGCAGGTGCATACTGGCGGGGAGATTCGAGCCGCGAACAGCTCACCCGACTGTATGCAATCTCCTTTGCGAAAAAATCAGATCTCGAGGAACATCTTCGTATTTTGGAGGAAGCGAGACGGCGTGACCATCGCCGCTTGGGTCGCGAACTGGAATTGTTTATGTTCTCGGAGGACGCACCTGGTATGCCCATTTTCTTGCAAAATGGCATGCACATTCGAAATGAATTAGAGAACTTCGAACGCTCTCTCCAATCTGTGCGCGGATATAACGAAGTCAAGACACCAATCATCCTCAACAAGCGCCTTTGGGAACAATCTGGTCATTGGTTTCATTACAGGGAGAACATGTACACCACGCAGGTCGATGAGGAAGAATTTGCTCTTAAACCGATGAGTTGCCCTGGGCACATGCTCATTTATAAAAACAAGCAACATTCGTATAGGGAACTCCCTATCCGTATTGCCGAATATGGACATGTCCACCGCCATGAACTTAGCGGGGCACTCGGTGGAATGATGCGTGTTCGTTCTTTCACACAAGACGACGCCCACATCTTTTGTCGACCTGATCAGATTGAAAGTGAGCTCACAGAGGTACTAAACCTTATTGACCGCATTTATAGCGTATTCGGGTTTTCGTATCGCATCGAGCTGTCGACTCGTCCAGAGGACTCAATGGGGGCGGACGACATGTGGGAACAAGCCGAAAGTGCATTACAAACAGTTTTAGACCAGTCTGGGATAGAGTATCGTATTAATCCTGGCGATGGGGCGTTCTACGGTCCAAAAATTGATTTTCACATTCAAGATGCAATTGGTCGGATGTGGCAGTGTGCCACCGTACAACTTGATTTTCAGCTTCCCGAACGGTTCGAATTGGAGTATGTCGCGGAAAACAACCAGCGACTACGCCCAGTGGTCATTCATCGAGCAATATTCGGCTCAGTTGACCGCTTCATCGGAATCCTTACGGAGCATTTTTCCGGCGCGTTCCCGCACTGGTTGGCTCCGATTCAAGCGCGGATTGCCCCAGTTTCCGACAACTTCTTACCTTATGCAAAAGAAGTCTTATTGCGCCTCCAGTCCTTTGGTTTGCGAGCAGACGTGGATAGCCGTTCGGAAAAAATCGGATACAAGATCCGTGAAGCACAACTCAAGAAAATTCCCTACACCCTTGTGGTCGGAGAGAAAGAACAATCCAATCAGACGTTGAGTGTCCGGAAGTATGGTTACGGAGATGTTGGTGAGATGGCTCTTGATACGTTTGTTGGTAAGTTGAGGAAAGAGATAGATGATAAAGCTTTATTGACGGCAATAGAGCCATCCCGCAGTAAGGACTGA
- a CDS encoding PadR family transcriptional regulator, with the protein MSYVECMVLGLLNEGFTYGHELDRVLDERSMRYWTKLTRRSIYSALKRLTEKGWVHSHTDRKGNMPEQIRYALTDEGKSQLHKMIEDGLATTELVRFDYSIPIALMYVIPRAVAIEKLTARRDWVGKFVHEIPPAQDDENPELRIEERANVRLLRSYYLMEFEWLNWVIDELHKPQNPNISYQAPHQASHD; encoded by the coding sequence TTGTCATATGTAGAGTGTATGGTGTTGGGGCTCTTAAACGAAGGGTTTACATACGGTCACGAACTCGATCGCGTTCTTGACGAGCGAAGCATGCGGTATTGGACGAAACTCACGCGCAGGTCCATTTATTCAGCGCTAAAGCGCTTAACGGAGAAAGGCTGGGTACACAGCCACACCGACCGCAAAGGCAACATGCCCGAGCAAATCCGCTACGCTCTAACCGACGAAGGGAAATCTCAACTGCACAAGATGATTGAGGATGGGCTCGCGACAACTGAACTCGTTCGGTTTGATTACAGCATCCCGATTGCACTAATGTATGTCATTCCACGAGCGGTCGCAATTGAGAAACTCACTGCGCGACGCGACTGGGTTGGGAAGTTTGTGCACGAGATACCGCCTGCACAAGACGATGAGAACCCTGAGTTGAGAATTGAGGAAAGAGCCAATGTTCGATTGCTCCGTTCCTATTACCTAATGGAATTCGAGTGGTTGAACTGGGTCATCGACGAACTTCATAAACCGCAAAACCCCAATATATCTTACCAAGCACCACATCAAGCATCACACGACTAA
- a CDS encoding ATP-binding cassette domain-containing protein: MQEHGTGNHGAVRAGAGSTVRAHSPEPAVEVNHLCKSFGSFQAVSDVSFQIAGGEIYGLLGPNGSGKTTTLNMISGLSEPTDGEVKVFGFNPRKQAISVRRLLGVVPQETALYEELSAERNLAFHAELFGYRGPKKRERIDAMLALAQLEDRAKSRVRTFSGGMKRRLSIGRALLHDPSLVYLDEPTLGVDVQSRNVIWDYIRQMKEAGKSVLLTTNYLEEANALCDRIGILDKGKLIAEDTPAALKSRFGSSVLELDVQGVEADALALEIRTTSGVQSVEVSENRLTVSLTSAAEGDAGALVPYILGQVTEHGGSVRHLSLREPSLDEVFLSLTGKGVRD; the protein is encoded by the coding sequence ATGCAGGAGCATGGTACGGGTAATCATGGCGCGGTACGTGCGGGCGCCGGCAGTACAGTCCGTGCGCACTCGCCGGAACCCGCAGTGGAAGTCAATCACCTATGTAAGAGTTTCGGCTCGTTTCAAGCAGTTTCCGACGTGAGCTTTCAAATCGCCGGCGGAGAAATCTATGGGCTGCTTGGACCAAACGGATCGGGAAAGACGACCACTCTGAACATGATTAGCGGCTTAAGTGAGCCGACAGATGGAGAAGTCAAGGTGTTTGGTTTCAATCCCCGCAAACAAGCCATCTCCGTTCGGCGCTTGCTGGGCGTTGTTCCGCAGGAAACCGCACTTTACGAAGAGCTTAGTGCGGAGCGAAATCTGGCTTTCCACGCTGAACTATTTGGGTATCGGGGTCCGAAGAAACGCGAACGAATCGATGCGATGTTGGCTTTGGCACAGCTTGAAGACAGAGCGAAATCGCGCGTGCGCACCTTTTCTGGCGGCATGAAGCGGCGCTTGTCCATCGGCCGAGCATTGCTGCACGACCCGTCACTCGTGTACCTGGACGAACCAACGCTCGGCGTCGATGTGCAATCACGTAATGTCATCTGGGATTATATCCGGCAGATGAAGGAAGCTGGAAAATCCGTTCTTCTGACGACCAACTATTTGGAAGAAGCAAACGCGCTGTGCGATCGCATTGGTATTCTCGATAAAGGGAAGCTGATTGCAGAAGATACTCCGGCCGCTTTAAAATCCCGTTTTGGCAGTAGTGTTTTAGAGCTGGATGTTCAAGGCGTCGAGGCAGACGCACTGGCACTGGAGATTCGGACGACGAGCGGAGTTCAGAGTGTCGAGGTGAGTGAAAATCGCCTCACGGTATCTTTGACCAGTGCAGCGGAAGGAGACGCGGGTGCTTTGGTGCCGTACATCCTGGGACAGGTGACAGAGCATGGTGGTTCTGTCAGGCATCTGTCGCTGCGTGAACCCTCACTCGACGAAGTCTTTCTGTCACTCACAGGAAAGGGCGTGCGTGACTAG
- a CDS encoding ABC transporter permease encodes MLNDLRLNLVSPFATILSLVVPINFLILFVLFAIGGAQVPVGVVTAGNGHYDASFVQALGDALTFHIHRISSLSAGQQLIQMHRSVATIAIPNGFSSAIATGQTAHVSLTLNNLNADFADDVRRAMPLATLNFYHSVFPTALPFGWKEVDSYTHNVTFLGYLAVSIQTVALLIGGLLFGGRGSAREWESGTMKELMLAPVRPWSVVFGKLLAAMTNGIASAILVLVVLLLLGLRPADWGQFIGVTILTLFVFISLGVAIGSLAKSQLIVTPFAFALGLPLFFISGAFGPITWSTPAAGVIARIFPVAYANAAFQHAVHGYWPIDTRPVWLWTILICWALVALGVSGLAYRRATAKH; translated from the coding sequence ATGTTGAACGATTTGCGTCTGAATCTGGTGTCTCCATTCGCAACGATTTTGTCACTTGTTGTTCCCATCAACTTCCTGATTCTTTTTGTACTGTTTGCGATTGGTGGAGCGCAGGTCCCAGTCGGTGTCGTAACAGCCGGAAACGGGCATTATGATGCCAGTTTTGTCCAGGCGCTTGGCGACGCTCTGACGTTTCACATTCATCGCATATCTTCACTGTCGGCGGGGCAGCAATTGATTCAGATGCACCGCTCGGTGGCAACCATTGCGATTCCAAACGGATTCTCGAGTGCCATAGCGACGGGACAGACGGCTCATGTCTCGCTGACCCTCAATAACCTTAACGCCGATTTTGCCGACGACGTGCGCAGAGCGATGCCTTTAGCCACTTTGAACTTCTATCACAGTGTGTTTCCAACAGCCCTGCCCTTCGGTTGGAAAGAGGTGGATAGCTATACTCATAACGTGACATTTCTCGGCTATCTGGCAGTCAGTATCCAGACAGTGGCCCTGTTAATCGGCGGACTGTTGTTCGGGGGAAGAGGGAGTGCCCGCGAATGGGAGTCCGGCACGATGAAGGAACTGATGCTCGCGCCCGTGCGGCCGTGGAGTGTTGTCTTCGGAAAGCTGTTGGCTGCCATGACAAACGGCATTGCCTCCGCGATTTTAGTCCTTGTGGTCTTGTTGCTTCTTGGGCTCCGTCCGGCGGACTGGGGCCAATTTATTGGTGTCACCATTCTGACGCTGTTCGTCTTCATCAGTCTCGGCGTGGCAATTGGCAGTTTGGCAAAGTCACAGCTGATTGTGACGCCTTTTGCGTTTGCGCTGGGTTTGCCGCTGTTCTTCATCAGTGGAGCCTTTGGGCCGATTACGTGGTCCACGCCTGCCGCTGGTGTCATCGCGCGAATCTTTCCCGTGGCTTATGCAAACGCCGCTTTTCAACACGCTGTACACGGCTATTGGCCGATTGATACAAGACCCGTGTGGCTCTGGACGATACTCATCTGCTGGGCCCTAGTTGCGCTTGGTGTGAGCGGGTTGGCTTACCGGCGCGCCACTGCGAAACATTAA
- a CDS encoding ABC transporter permease: protein MQQLSTLWAIVKKDLATWVRSPSAIAVTVLPALILMLVLILQAAAVTGSPVAIVNQDAGGQAAAKLQHIAQNYDGFYKAQVMSKAAAENAYQSLSIAGVLVIPKGFSQELATGQHPSITWQVRNFNNDTANDLRRALPDILTTFMNSGAAGKSPLQIHVQEHDLHARDASFVGFNMIAVVVMLILQAGIVNAGLAAVREWETGSVKELLMSPARPLTMIAGKVAAGVIASDITGGVALIAAITAGIIAVPGPGLALLTIVVMTLTAVVGSGLGVLLGSALRKTEAVSGVSISLSFYLFFLAGGITDIAYLPRWLQDIATYIPNSYALDALRGTLLYNSSTGILMDIGVLALAGIVALVIGIPVMRRGLSH, encoded by the coding sequence ATGCAACAGCTGTCTACGCTGTGGGCAATCGTAAAAAAGGACCTAGCAACCTGGGTACGCAGTCCCTCTGCCATCGCAGTAACGGTGTTACCAGCCTTGATTCTAATGCTGGTCCTGATTCTCCAAGCGGCTGCTGTCACTGGAAGTCCGGTCGCGATTGTCAATCAGGACGCTGGTGGGCAGGCCGCAGCAAAACTGCAACACATCGCACAAAACTACGACGGCTTTTACAAGGCACAGGTGATGTCCAAGGCCGCGGCAGAGAATGCGTATCAGAGTTTGTCCATTGCTGGGGTGTTGGTGATTCCTAAAGGCTTTTCACAGGAGCTTGCCACAGGTCAGCACCCGAGCATTACCTGGCAGGTGCGCAACTTTAACAACGATACGGCCAACGACCTTCGGCGCGCACTCCCTGACATCCTTACCACCTTTATGAATAGCGGTGCGGCAGGAAAGAGCCCACTGCAGATTCATGTACAGGAACATGATTTGCATGCGAGAGATGCCAGTTTTGTTGGTTTTAACATGATCGCGGTTGTCGTCATGCTGATTCTCCAAGCCGGCATAGTCAACGCCGGTCTGGCAGCTGTGCGGGAGTGGGAAACGGGGAGCGTGAAAGAACTGCTCATGTCTCCAGCAAGGCCGCTGACCATGATTGCCGGTAAAGTGGCTGCAGGAGTCATTGCCAGTGACATCACTGGCGGGGTAGCGCTGATTGCAGCTATAACGGCGGGCATCATCGCAGTTCCTGGTCCGGGGCTGGCGCTACTGACGATTGTTGTCATGACGCTCACGGCAGTGGTGGGCTCCGGCCTCGGTGTCTTGCTCGGTTCGGCCCTGCGGAAAACGGAAGCGGTGAGCGGGGTGTCCATCTCGTTGTCGTTCTACTTGTTCTTCCTCGCAGGTGGAATTACCGACATTGCCTATTTGCCCAGGTGGTTGCAGGACATCGCAACGTACATCCCGAACAGCTATGCGCTCGACGCACTAAGGGGGACATTGTTGTACAACTCCAGCACAGGTATCCTGATGGATATCGGTGTGCTCGCACTAGCGGGCATCGTCGCGTTGGTCATTGGCATTCCGGTGATGCGCCGCGGTTTAAGCCATTAG
- a CDS encoding COX aromatic rich motif-containing protein → MAAALLSGCGPQYLVLHPVGPAGRQELNLIIISVILIAIVIVPTIAIFFFVIFRYRNTPGNKAKYTPEWSESKTLEIVWWSIPIIIVGFLSAFTAKTTFALTRPPEQNVTPITIHVTSLDWKWLFQYPGQGVATVNYCEIPTGVPIQFVLTSDAPMNSFWVPQLGGQEYTMPGMAMGLWLQADKSGTYYGHGANFTGSGFAHDNFNVIATSDAQFNQWVKDTKSTAPALTLTGYNHLKQPSTMGTASYSSFPPGLFHNVVWADGGQYMPKTMQGANAGMNDTNSTSSNH, encoded by the coding sequence ATGGCGGCCGCACTCTTATCCGGCTGTGGTCCGCAGTATCTGGTCCTTCATCCAGTCGGACCCGCAGGTCGACAAGAACTCAATCTCATTATCATTTCGGTCATTCTCATCGCTATCGTCATTGTGCCGACGATTGCAATCTTTTTCTTCGTGATTTTTCGCTACCGAAATACTCCTGGCAACAAGGCGAAATACACACCTGAGTGGTCGGAGAGCAAGACTCTCGAAATCGTCTGGTGGTCCATTCCCATCATCATTGTGGGCTTTCTCTCAGCTTTTACAGCGAAAACGACTTTTGCACTGACACGGCCCCCCGAGCAAAATGTGACTCCGATAACGATTCATGTCACATCGTTGGACTGGAAGTGGCTGTTCCAGTATCCAGGGCAAGGAGTCGCGACGGTCAATTACTGCGAGATTCCAACTGGGGTGCCCATCCAGTTTGTGCTCACCTCGGACGCTCCAATGAACTCCTTCTGGGTTCCGCAACTCGGCGGCCAGGAGTACACGATGCCGGGAATGGCCATGGGTTTGTGGCTGCAGGCGGATAAATCGGGAACGTATTACGGACACGGCGCAAACTTCACAGGAAGCGGGTTTGCACACGACAACTTCAACGTCATCGCGACGTCTGACGCACAGTTCAACCAGTGGGTAAAAGACACCAAGTCGACTGCACCTGCGCTCACCCTGACAGGCTACAACCACCTGAAACAACCGAGCACCATGGGTACTGCCTCTTATTCCTCGTTCCCACCTGGCCTCTTCCATAACGTCGTCTGGGCCGATGGAGGACAGTACATGCCAAAGACAATGCAGGGCGCAAATGCAGGAATGAATGACACGAACTCGACGAGTTCAAATCACTGA
- the qoxB gene encoding cytochrome aa3 quinol oxidase subunit I, producing MPEALKHFTDTYLMWNEGYLIWISDILIALTSIGIVATLTYFKKWKWLWKEWLTTVDHKKIGIMYMIAALLMMFRGGADAMLLRTQLASPNSKFLTPDHYDQIFTTHGTIMILFMAMPLIFAMFNIAVPLQIGARDVAFPYLNAVSFWLFFFGAMLFNISFVFGGSPDAGWVSYPPLTELGFDKGPGENFYLLSLQISGIGSIATGINFLATILKMRAPGMKLMKMPLFTWSVVAASIVIIFAFPALTIALALLMLDRIVGTHFFTMLHGGDPMMYVNLFWIWGHPEVYIVVLPAFGIFSEVVATFARKRIFGYNSMVASLLLISVISYFVWAHHFFTMGAGADVNTFFAVASMMVAIPTGVKVFNWLFTMYRGRISFELPMLWTLAFVPNFIIGGATGVMLAVAPADYQYHNSYFLIAHFHQVLIAGPVFGLLAGMYYWWPKMFGFKLDERIGRIAFWLFNIGFYVCFMPQYALGFKGMQRRMYTYPAGMGWHTLNLISTIGAYVMGLGFLFIVVQIVYSMKHGERDVTGDPWNGRTLEWSLPSPVPHYNFAVIPQVTDRDMWWLMKQEGRADELRKFDAAAIHDIHMPKNSGRPFLMGLAFFVAGFGFVFNWYVLAVIGLVGVALTMILRAFEWDDEYHIPAEEVLEAEAALGRV from the coding sequence ATGCCGGAAGCCTTGAAGCATTTCACAGATACTTACTTGATGTGGAATGAAGGCTATCTCATTTGGATATCCGATATTCTGATAGCTTTGACATCCATCGGGATTGTCGCAACGTTGACATATTTCAAGAAATGGAAATGGCTGTGGAAAGAGTGGTTGACCACGGTTGACCACAAGAAAATCGGCATCATGTACATGATTGCGGCGCTGCTAATGATGTTTCGCGGCGGTGCGGATGCGATGCTGTTGCGCACGCAACTGGCTTCGCCAAACAGTAAGTTTTTGACGCCGGATCACTACGATCAGATATTTACAACGCACGGCACCATCATGATTCTGTTCATGGCAATGCCTCTCATCTTTGCCATGTTCAATATTGCGGTACCGCTTCAAATCGGGGCGAGGGATGTTGCGTTCCCGTATTTGAACGCCGTCAGTTTTTGGCTGTTCTTCTTTGGCGCCATGCTCTTCAATATTTCGTTTGTGTTTGGCGGCTCTCCTGACGCGGGCTGGGTGAGTTATCCGCCGCTGACGGAACTCGGGTTTGATAAAGGACCCGGGGAAAACTTCTACCTCTTGTCTCTGCAAATCTCGGGCATCGGAAGCATCGCCACCGGCATCAACTTCCTTGCAACCATCCTGAAGATGCGTGCGCCAGGGATGAAGCTGATGAAAATGCCTCTCTTTACCTGGTCCGTTGTGGCAGCCAGCATCGTGATTATCTTTGCGTTCCCTGCACTGACAATTGCCCTCGCACTTTTGATGCTGGACCGAATTGTGGGTACGCACTTCTTTACAATGTTGCACGGCGGTGACCCGATGATGTACGTCAACTTATTCTGGATTTGGGGTCACCCCGAGGTCTACATCGTCGTGTTGCCAGCATTCGGGATTTTCTCCGAGGTGGTTGCAACTTTCGCCCGCAAAAGAATTTTCGGCTATAACTCGATGGTCGCATCTCTGCTTTTGATTAGCGTCATTAGTTACTTTGTCTGGGCCCACCATTTCTTCACGATGGGAGCTGGTGCTGATGTGAACACGTTCTTTGCGGTCGCGTCGATGATGGTAGCCATCCCGACTGGGGTCAAGGTGTTCAATTGGCTCTTCACGATGTATCGAGGGCGCATCAGCTTTGAATTGCCAATGCTGTGGACGCTGGCGTTTGTCCCAAACTTCATCATCGGTGGAGCAACGGGTGTCATGTTGGCTGTCGCACCTGCAGACTACCAATATCACAACAGTTACTTCTTGATAGCACACTTTCACCAGGTTCTCATCGCAGGTCCGGTGTTTGGTCTCTTAGCGGGCATGTACTACTGGTGGCCAAAGATGTTTGGGTTCAAACTCGACGAGCGCATTGGACGCATCGCCTTTTGGCTGTTTAATATCGGCTTTTATGTCTGCTTTATGCCGCAATATGCGCTCGGATTTAAAGGCATGCAGCGGCGCATGTACACGTATCCAGCGGGAATGGGCTGGCACACGCTGAATCTGATATCCACCATTGGGGCTTACGTCATGGGCCTTGGATTCCTCTTCATCGTGGTTCAAATTGTCTACAGCATGAAACACGGAGAACGCGATGTCACTGGAGATCCGTGGAATGGCCGCACGCTTGAATGGTCCCTGCCGTCTCCTGTTCCTCACTACAATTTTGCTGTGATTCCGCAAGTGACAGACCGAGACATGTGGTGGCTCATGAAGCAGGAGGGTCGGGCAGATGAGCTGCGCAAGTTTGATGCAGCGGCCATTCACGACATCCACATGCCAAAGAACTCCGGTCGCCCGTTCCTCATGGGTTTGGCCTTCTTTGTTGCCGGATTCGGGTTTGTCTTCAATTGGTATGTGCTCGCAGTGATTGGACTCGTCGGTGTTGCGCTGACGATGATACTGCGCGCCTTCGAATGGGATGATGAGTATCATATCCCCGCAGAAGAAGTCCTCGAAGCCGAAGCTGCACTGGGGAGGGTGTAA
- the qoxC gene encoding cytochrome aa3 quinol oxidase subunit III — MAVARGNVLPREQVHEKPLEYQNPNQAVKILGFWIFLATDMLLFGCLFATYLVLRTHTDGGPTPHDIFDVPGFTIETFVLLTSSFTGGLATLAMRNGNKRQVIGWMIVTILLGLTFIGFEVSEFVSDAVQGATMQRSAFLSAFFTLVGTHGSHVSIGIVWMIATVIQLWRKGLNPVSARKVFVVNLYWHFLDVVWVFIFTIVYLSGVVM; from the coding sequence ATGGCCGTTGCACGTGGAAATGTTTTGCCAAGAGAGCAAGTTCACGAGAAACCACTTGAATATCAAAATCCAAACCAGGCGGTAAAGATTCTTGGGTTTTGGATCTTCCTCGCAACGGACATGTTGCTGTTTGGCTGTCTGTTTGCAACCTACCTGGTTCTGCGAACCCACACAGATGGTGGGCCGACGCCGCACGACATCTTTGACGTGCCTGGGTTCACCATTGAAACGTTTGTCCTCTTGACGAGCAGCTTTACGGGCGGGTTGGCTACGCTCGCGATGCGCAACGGAAATAAACGCCAAGTCATCGGGTGGATGATTGTCACCATTTTACTTGGTCTGACGTTTATCGGATTTGAAGTCAGTGAGTTTGTGTCAGACGCTGTGCAAGGAGCGACAATGCAGCGAAGTGCCTTCTTATCGGCCTTCTTTACGCTTGTAGGCACGCACGGGAGTCACGTATCCATTGGTATCGTATGGATGATTGCGACAGTGATTCAACTCTGGCGCAAGGGACTGAACCCTGTGTCTGCACGCAAGGTGTTCGTTGTCAACTTGTATTGGCACTTTCTTGATGTCGTGTGGGTCTTTATCTTTACAATTGTTTACCTGTCTGGGGTGGTGATGTAG
- a CDS encoding cytochrome C oxidase subunit IV family protein, translating into MEHVNQAHGRAPRHKPGMYVVGYFLSLVLTAISFVLALTHAMNLAPLMVVMTILAGFQIVVQLFFFMHVTEGDGPPYHSLALILGLVFTFAIALMSIWIMGFNSQVS; encoded by the coding sequence ATGGAGCATGTGAATCAAGCACACGGTAGGGCGCCACGGCACAAGCCGGGGATGTACGTCGTCGGTTATTTCCTGTCTCTGGTTTTGACGGCTATTTCCTTCGTGCTTGCGCTCACGCACGCGATGAATCTGGCACCGCTGATGGTTGTGATGACGATTCTCGCGGGATTCCAGATTGTCGTACAGTTGTTCTTCTTCATGCATGTCACGGAAGGAGACGGTCCGCCGTATCATTCTCTGGCTCTGATTCTGGGCCTGGTCTTCACGTTTGCGATTGCGCTGATGTCCATTTGGATTATGGGTTTCAACTCGCAGGTTTCTTAA
- the cyoE gene encoding protoheme IX farnesyltransferase, which produces MMRAIGGYLVLTKPRIVTLLAFTAYCAMILAGHRVPGVRETAAGILGLAMCAGGSAAINMWYDQDIDAVMKRTRKRPIPTGQVNSFHAFWFGASLTLLGTVTLLVFATPLSALLGFLGAVYYGVVYTMLLKRRTPQNIVIGGGAGAFPPLVGYATVTGHLSPAAWWLFLIIFLWTPGHFWALALYKTDDYQKAGVPMMPVVRGARMTKWNMLFYSLLLMLCVGLGPFIGIRPLLVTVTGLTLTGWFVINHLYMLRERTSNKFWAKRTFFTSLLVLPALFTVIAISGLL; this is translated from the coding sequence GTGATGCGTGCCATCGGCGGATATCTTGTGCTGACGAAACCTCGTATTGTCACTTTGCTCGCTTTTACTGCCTACTGTGCAATGATTTTGGCCGGCCATCGCGTGCCTGGTGTACGAGAGACTGCCGCAGGCATCCTGGGTTTGGCGATGTGTGCCGGGGGCTCCGCGGCCATCAACATGTGGTACGACCAAGACATTGACGCTGTGATGAAACGAACCAGAAAACGACCGATTCCAACTGGTCAAGTCAACAGTTTTCATGCTTTCTGGTTCGGTGCTTCACTTACACTCCTCGGCACCGTGACATTGCTGGTATTTGCGACCCCACTCTCTGCGCTGCTCGGATTCCTCGGAGCTGTCTATTACGGAGTGGTCTACACCATGCTACTTAAACGCAGAACGCCCCAAAACATTGTGATTGGCGGGGGGGCAGGGGCTTTTCCGCCGCTCGTTGGCTATGCGACAGTGACGGGGCATCTGTCACCTGCAGCTTGGTGGCTGTTCCTCATCATTTTCCTGTGGACACCGGGTCACTTCTGGGCCTTGGCCCTGTACAAGACAGACGACTACCAGAAGGCGGGTGTTCCGATGATGCCTGTCGTACGAGGAGCGCGTATGACCAAGTGGAATATGTTGTTTTATTCCCTCTTGTTGATGCTTTGCGTGGGTCTTGGCCCGTTTATAGGCATCCGTCCACTCCTGGTCACCGTCACAGGGCTGACATTGACAGGATGGTTTGTCATCAACCACTTGTACATGCTCAGGGAACGGACGTCCAACAAGTTCTGGGCAAAGCGAACCTTTTTCACATCTTTGCTTGTGTTGCCTGCACTATTTACGGTCATAGCAATCTCCGGTCTGCTCTAA